In the Setaria italica strain Yugu1 chromosome VI, Setaria_italica_v2.0, whole genome shotgun sequence genome, one interval contains:
- the LOC101765454 gene encoding (E)-beta-farnesene synthase, translating to METSILAASLQSPEHNPRPYTPSLWGDFFLTHQPCTPAELLSMKEKARGKEEEVRRIMLDAATTRGLVRKLDLVDALQRLGVDYHYKKEIDELLRAIYDDEDGGSDDLYVTSLRFYLLRKHGYNVSSDVFLKFRDEQGNITSDDVNCLMTLYDAAHMRTHGEEILDSIIPFNKSHLQSVMETDLEPELAEEVRFTLETTRFRRVERVEARHYMSVYEKKATRNEAILEFAKLDYNILQALYCEELKELTIWWKDFKSRTDLRFARDRLVEMYFWMMGVVYEPYYSYSRIMLTKLVMSVSLFDDLYDNYSTTEESQIFTTAMEKWDEKAAEKFPAYLRALYKNILGTTDEIVEELKLQNNKHAELVKKLVIDIAKCYHAEVKWRDENYVPTNIDEHLQISVGTSACMHITNLAFISLGDMTTKEAIEWAFTYPKIIRGVCIVGRIGNDIVSHEREQASDHVASTVQTCIKQYGVTVQEANEKLRIIIEKAWMDIVEECLDQKQSMELLEKAVNLGRTMDFMYKREDAYTLSFSLKDIIASMYVNFV from the exons ATGGAGACTAGCATCCTTGCAGCCTCGCTGCAGTCGCCGGAGCACAATCCCCGGCCATACACCCCAAGCCTTTGGGGAGACTTCTTTCTCACCCACCAGCCGTGCACTCCGGCGGAGCTCCTGTCCATGAAGGAGAAGGCCCggggaaaggaggaggaggtgaggcgGATCATGCTGGACGCTGCCACCACGCGTGGCTTGGTAAGGAAGCTGGACCTCGTTGACGCTCTGCAGCGGCTCGGGGTGGACTACCACTACAAGAAGGAGATTGATGAGTTGCTTCGTGCCATTTACGATGACGAAGATGGTGGCTCTGATGACCTCTATGTCACCTCGCTGAGGTTCTACTTGCTCAGGAAGCACGGCTACAATGTGTCCTCTG ACGTGTTTctaaagttcagagatgaacaaGGAAACATTACAAGCGACGATGTGAACTGCTTGATGACGCTGTATGATGCTGCGCATATGAGAACACATGGGGAGGAGATACTTGACAGTATCATCCCTTTCAACAAGAGCCACCTCCAATCTGTGATGGAAACAGATTTGGAGCCGGAGCTCGCTGAGGAGGTGAGGTTCACATTGGAGACAACTCGGTTCAGGCGGGTTGAGAGAGTGGAGGCAAGGCACTACATGTCGGTATATGAGAAGAAGGCTACGAGAAATGAGGCCATACTGGAGTTTGCAAAGCTCGACTACAACATCCTGCAAGCTCTCTACTGCGAGGAGTTGAAAGAACTAACGAT ATGGTGGAAGGATTTCAAGTCTCGGACAGACCTGAGATTTGCGCGGGACAGATTGGTGGAGATGTATTTTTGGATGATGGGAGTTGTTTATGAACCTTATTATTCGTATTCACGGATAATGCTCACCAAGTTGGTCATGTCCGTGTCATTGTTCGATGATCTCTATGACAACTATAGCACTACAGAGGAGAGCCAGATCTTTACTACAGCTATGGAAAA GTGGGATGAAAAGGCTGCGGAGAAATTCCCAGCATACTTGAGGGCTCTCTACAAAAATATACTAGGCACAACTGATGAGATCGTGGAAGAGTTAAAACTCCAGAATAATAAGCATGCTGAACTAGTCAAAAAACTG GTAATTGATATCGCCAAATGCTACCATGCAGAGGTGAAATGGCGTGATGAAAACTATGTGCCCACTAACATTGACGAGCACCTCCAAATTTCAGTGGGTACTAGTGCTTGTATGCACATTACAAACCTTGCATTTATTTCACTAGGAGATATGACTACCAAAGAGGCAATTGAGTGGGCTTTCACATATCCCAAAATTATTAGAGGTGTTTGTATTGTTGGGCGCATTGGTAATGACATCGTGTCACATGAG AGGGAACAAGCTTCGGATCATGTGGCATCCACAGTGCAAACTTGCATAAAGCAATATGGGGTCACAGTACAGGAAGCAAACGAAAAGCTCAGAATAATTATCGAGAAAGCATGGATGGACATCGTTGAAGAATGCCTCGATCAGAAACAATCCATGGAACTTTTAGAGAAGGCAGTCAATCTTGGACGAACAATGGATTTTATGTACAAGCGTGAAGACGCATACACCCTCTCTTTTAGCCTCAAGGACATTATAGCTTCAATGTACGTGAACTTCGTGTGA